AATTCTGGACTGGGGTAAATGACTTCCTATGGTTGATAGGAGAGGCCATTTTCCACTTCTTACCAGTAGGAATTACATGGAGTGTTACTAAGAAAATGGGGACTACTCAAATTCTAGGTATTGTTTTAGGACTAACTCTCGTTTCTCCTCAGTTATTAAATGCGTATGGAGTAGCGGGCGCAACCGAAATTCCTTTCTGGGATTTTGGATTCTTTACAATTGATAAAGTAGGGTATCAAGCTCAAGTTCTACCTGCTATGTTAACAGGATTTACTTTAGCTTACTTAGAAATTTGGTTGCGTAAATGGATTCCACAGGCAATTTCTATGATCTTCGTACCACTATTTGCACTCATACCAACCGTAATTATTGCTCATACTATTTTGGGACCAATCGGCTGGACAATTGGTCAAGCAATTTCCAATGTGGTTTACACTGGAATTACGAGTAGCTTTAGTTGGGTGTTTGGATTATTATTTGGAGCTTTCTATTCTCCACTAGTCATTACAGGACTCCATCATATGTCCAATGCAATTGATCTTCAGTTGATTGCCGATTTTGATGGTACAAAATTATGGCCAATGATTGCTCTTTCTAATATTGCCCAAGGTTCTGCAGTACTAGCAATCATTTTCTTACACAGAGGAAACAAAAAAGAAGAACAAGTATCTATTCCATCCATGATTTCTTGTTACTTAGGAGTAACAGAACCAGCTATGTTTGGGATTAACATAAAGTATATTTATCCTTTCGTAGCCGCTATGATTGGTTCTGGTATTGCTGGAATGGTGTCTGTTGCAACTGGAGTAGAAGCAGCTTCCATCGGAGTAGGTGGAATTCCTGGATTCTTGTCCATCAAAATTGAACACTGGCCA
The Jeotgalibaca sp. MA1X17-3 genome window above contains:
- the treP gene encoding PTS system trehalose-specific EIIBC component; protein product: MPDFKKDAADLLKFIGGPENISAVSHCATRMRFVLNDNDAADIKKIEDIPAVKGTFTQAGQFQVIIGNEVPQFYNEFTKISGKEGVSKEDTKTAAKQNQNWIQRAMSVLAEIFTPLIPAIVVGGLILGFRNVLGDIEFANGTIVSNSQFWTGVNDFLWLIGEAIFHFLPVGITWSVTKKMGTTQILGIVLGLTLVSPQLLNAYGVAGATEIPFWDFGFFTIDKVGYQAQVLPAMLTGFTLAYLEIWLRKWIPQAISMIFVPLFALIPTVIIAHTILGPIGWTIGQAISNVVYTGITSSFSWVFGLLFGAFYSPLVITGLHHMSNAIDLQLIADFDGTKLWPMIALSNIAQGSAVLAIIFLHRGNKKEEQVSIPSMISCYLGVTEPAMFGINIKYIYPFVAAMIGSGIAGMVSVATGVEAASIGVGGIPGFLSIKIEHWPMFFVSMAIAIVVPFILTAFFEKKQLFVANKDTDHTPIIETTK